A genomic window from Streptomyces sp. NBC_00234 includes:
- a CDS encoding DUF58 domain-containing protein: MAAGGPGAVENDGDKGGLRAALGGLTTRGRSFLAAGVAAAVCAYVLGQGDLLRVGLLLAVLPLICVTVLYRTRYRVSGSRWLSPSRVPAGSEARVHLRMDNVSRLPTGLLMLQDRVPYVLGPRPRFVLDRVEAGGRREVSYRVRSDLRGRYPLGPLQLRLSDPFGMCELTRSFSAYDTLTVIPRTEALPTLRLAGEASGYGDGRQRSLALAGEDDVIPRGYRHGDDLRRVHWRSTARYGELMVRREEQPQRARCTVLLDTRRIAYQGAGPDSAFEWAVSGAASALVHMLERGFAVRLLTDDGNSVPGEGSDGFAGSTQESADSAGLMMDTLAVVDHSDGGGLSRAYDVLRGGNEGLLIAFFGDLDEEQVAVASRMRQRSGAAVAFVLDSEGWVRGGEEAPPAPVEGRLRLLRESGWTAVAVPPGTPLARLWQQAGRQHGDTQSASTGGTTGFSGGWS; this comes from the coding sequence ATGGCGGCCGGGGGGCCCGGCGCGGTGGAGAACGACGGCGACAAGGGCGGCCTCCGGGCAGCCCTCGGCGGGCTGACCACGCGAGGGCGGTCCTTCCTCGCGGCCGGGGTCGCCGCGGCGGTCTGCGCCTACGTCCTGGGCCAGGGCGACCTGCTGCGGGTCGGCCTGCTGCTCGCCGTGCTGCCGCTGATCTGCGTGACGGTCCTGTACCGCACCCGCTACCGGGTCAGCGGAAGCCGCTGGCTGTCCCCGTCACGGGTGCCCGCCGGGTCGGAGGCCCGGGTTCATCTGCGGATGGACAACGTCTCCCGGCTGCCCACGGGACTGCTCATGCTCCAGGACCGCGTTCCGTACGTGCTCGGGCCACGGCCCCGGTTCGTGCTGGACCGTGTGGAGGCGGGAGGCCGCCGCGAGGTGTCCTACCGGGTCCGCTCGGATCTGCGCGGGCGCTATCCGCTGGGGCCGCTGCAGCTGCGGCTCAGCGATCCGTTCGGGATGTGCGAGCTGACCCGTTCGTTCAGTGCGTACGACACCCTGACGGTCATCCCCCGCACGGAGGCGCTGCCGACGCTGCGGCTGGCCGGTGAGGCTTCGGGGTACGGCGACGGGCGACAGCGGTCGCTGGCCCTGGCCGGCGAGGACGATGTGATTCCGCGCGGCTACCGGCACGGCGACGACCTTCGCCGCGTCCACTGGCGCTCCACCGCGCGCTACGGCGAGCTGATGGTGCGCCGCGAGGAGCAGCCGCAGCGGGCCAGGTGCACGGTGCTGCTGGACACCCGGCGTATCGCGTACCAGGGAGCCGGACCCGACTCCGCCTTCGAGTGGGCCGTGTCGGGAGCCGCTTCGGCCCTGGTGCACATGCTGGAGCGGGGCTTCGCGGTACGACTGCTCACGGACGACGGGAATTCGGTACCGGGCGAGGGCTCCGACGGATTCGCCGGATCGACCCAGGAGTCCGCCGATTCCGCGGGACTGATGATGGACACGCTCGCGGTCGTCGACCATTCGGACGGCGGCGGTCTGTCACGTGCGTACGACGTACTGCGTGGCGGCAACGAAGGACTGCTGATCGCGTTCTTCGGTGATCTCGACGAGGAGCAGGTCGCGGTGGCGAGCCGGATGCGGCAGCGCAGCGGCGCCGCCGTCGCGTTCGTCCTGGACAGCGAGGGCTGGGTACGGGGCGGGGAGGAAGCGCCGCCCGCCCCGGTCGAGGGGCGACTGCGGCTCCTGCGGGAGTCGGGCTGGACGGCCGTGGCCGTTCCGCCCGGGACCCCGCTCGCCCGGCTCTGGCAGCAGGCGGGCCGGCAGCACGGCGACACACAGTCCGCCTCGACGGGCGGCACGACAGGTTTCTCTGGGGGATGGTCATGA
- a CDS encoding DUF3488 and transglutaminase-like domain-containing protein: MSGRGRLALCAFAATLMASGALLPLVDPANWILQAALLLAVQSGVGALARRVPLARTLTVAAQALVTLVLVTVAFARDQALFGVLPGPQAVQWLAELFTAGADDVGKYAIPAPATDGIRLMLVGGVLLIGLLVDALAVTFRSAAPAGLPLLALYSVAAGLADGGAGWLWFLLAASGYLLLLLAEGRNRLSQWGRVFGGATRSSGGLAAGIADSGGRALASVRTGRRIGALTLGIALVVPAALPALDSGLLAGSGTGSGRGGGGGTISAVNPLVSLQNNLNQPEDREVMSYRTNSGAPDDFYLRILALDQFNGAEWRPSTRRLTDVPGRLPEPAGLKPGVAVTEIRTNLSASPSYQQTYLPLPYPATEVKIGGRWRYEPEGRTLVGDDGQTTGNAQYEVSSLVVRPTADQLASAGPPPSDLAREYTKVPDSLPDVVRRTAAKVTQGSANAYEMAVALQDWFASEGGFTYDTTVTSGTGTAAIGRFLRDKQGFCVHFSFTMAAMARTLGIPARVAVGFTPGTFKSNGSVSVGLRDAHAWPELYFEGVGWTRFEPTPTRGSTPSYTLPDAPSGSTNDPAQPSAGASEAPSAAPSASQNCPEQLRRQGECGPSALPGAAGPTDPGTPAGTVLLLGLAAALVLALPLVPLLWRTRARGRRLNSSPGRTPGDAMARTLAAWRELTDTAWDHGIPPDDSQTPRKAAARIVRLGGLDGAAGASAHRVAGAVEQVLYAPQPQAATGLAEDVLAVRSALRASVGRTTRLRATIAPRSAVRVVWSASERWTALVLRWTERPGRDRWAGRFRRFSRQQG, encoded by the coding sequence ATGAGCGGTCGTGGTCGGCTGGCGCTGTGCGCGTTCGCGGCGACGCTGATGGCGTCGGGCGCCCTGCTGCCGCTGGTCGACCCGGCCAACTGGATTCTTCAGGCGGCGCTGCTGCTGGCCGTCCAGAGCGGAGTGGGAGCCCTGGCGCGCCGGGTGCCCCTGGCGCGGACCCTGACGGTCGCCGCCCAGGCACTGGTCACGCTGGTGCTGGTGACCGTGGCGTTCGCCAGGGACCAGGCCCTCTTCGGAGTGCTGCCCGGTCCCCAGGCCGTCCAGTGGCTCGCGGAACTGTTCACGGCGGGCGCCGACGACGTCGGCAAGTACGCGATCCCGGCTCCCGCGACGGACGGCATCCGGCTGATGCTGGTCGGCGGAGTGCTGCTGATCGGTCTCCTGGTGGACGCCCTCGCGGTGACCTTCCGCAGTGCGGCCCCTGCCGGGCTGCCGCTGCTCGCGCTCTACTCGGTCGCCGCCGGGCTGGCCGACGGCGGAGCGGGCTGGCTCTGGTTCCTTCTCGCGGCCTCCGGCTACCTGCTGTTGCTGCTGGCCGAGGGCCGCAACCGGCTCTCCCAGTGGGGGCGGGTCTTCGGCGGTGCGACCAGATCGTCGGGCGGTCTGGCCGCCGGCATCGCGGATTCGGGCGGGCGGGCGCTCGCTTCGGTCCGGACCGGCCGGCGCATCGGGGCACTGACGCTCGGTATCGCACTGGTCGTTCCGGCGGCGTTGCCCGCTCTCGACAGCGGGCTCCTGGCCGGCTCGGGCACGGGCTCGGGAAGGGGCGGCGGCGGAGGCACCATCTCCGCGGTCAACCCCCTGGTCTCGCTCCAGAACAACCTGAACCAGCCGGAGGACCGGGAGGTGATGTCGTATCGCACCAATTCCGGAGCCCCGGACGACTTCTATCTGCGGATCCTCGCCCTGGACCAGTTCAACGGAGCGGAGTGGCGGCCTTCGACCCGCCGGCTGACCGATGTACCGGGACGCCTCCCGGAGCCCGCCGGTCTGAAGCCGGGTGTCGCCGTCACGGAGATCAGGACGAACCTCTCCGCGTCGCCCTCGTACCAGCAGACCTATCTGCCGCTGCCCTACCCGGCGACCGAGGTGAAGATCGGCGGGCGCTGGCGGTACGAGCCCGAGGGCCGCACCCTCGTCGGGGACGACGGCCAGACGACGGGCAATGCGCAGTACGAGGTCAGCAGCCTGGTGGTGCGGCCGACCGCGGACCAGCTGGCATCGGCGGGCCCACCGCCGTCCGACCTGGCGCGTGAGTACACGAAGGTGCCCGATTCGCTGCCGGACGTCGTCCGCCGGACCGCGGCCAAGGTGACGCAGGGCTCGGCCAACGCGTACGAGATGGCCGTCGCACTCCAGGACTGGTTCGCATCGGAGGGCGGCTTCACCTACGACACGACGGTGACTTCCGGGACGGGCACGGCGGCGATCGGCCGGTTCCTCAGGGACAAGCAGGGCTTCTGCGTCCACTTCTCGTTCACGATGGCCGCGATGGCGCGGACCCTGGGCATTCCGGCCCGGGTCGCGGTGGGCTTCACCCCGGGGACGTTCAAGTCGAACGGCTCGGTGTCCGTCGGGCTGCGGGACGCCCATGCCTGGCCCGAGCTGTACTTCGAGGGTGTGGGGTGGACGCGCTTCGAGCCGACTCCGACCCGGGGCAGCACTCCTTCGTACACCCTCCCGGATGCCCCTTCGGGCAGTACGAACGATCCGGCTCAGCCGTCGGCGGGTGCTTCGGAGGCTCCGTCGGCCGCCCCGTCCGCCTCGCAGAATTGCCCGGAGCAGCTGCGCCGACAGGGTGAGTGCGGTCCCTCGGCCCTTCCCGGCGCGGCGGGTCCCACCGATCCGGGGACTCCGGCCGGCACCGTGCTGCTGCTGGGCCTCGCCGCCGCGCTCGTCCTGGCGCTGCCCCTGGTGCCTCTGCTCTGGCGGACCCGTGCCCGCGGGCGCAGGTTGAATTCCTCCCCGGGCCGTACGCCCGGAGACGCCATGGCCCGGACCTTGGCGGCCTGGCGGGAGCTCACGGACACGGCCTGGGACCATGGCATCCCGCCGGACGATTCGCAGACGCCGCGCAAGGCGGCGGCACGCATCGTGCGGCTGGGCGGGCTGGACGGCGCCGCGGGGGCCTCGGCCCACCGGGTGGCAGGTGCGGTCGAACAGGTGCTGTACGCCCCGCAGCCGCAGGCGGCCACGGGCCTCGCCGAGGACGTGCTGGCCGTCCGGTCCGCTCTGCGGGCCTCCGTCGGCCGGACGACCCGGCTCCGTGCGACGATCGCGCCCCGTTCGGCCGTACGGGTGGTGTGGTCGGCTTCGGAGCGCTGGACGGCGCTCGTCCTCAGGTGGACGGAGCGCCCGGGGCGCGACCGGTGGGCCGGGCGGTTCCGCCGGTTCTCCCGCCAGCAGGGCTGA
- a CDS encoding DUF3040 domain-containing protein, which produces MPLSEHEQRMLEQMERALYAEDPKFATALEGSGLRTYTRRRVYQAVAGFLVGIALLMAGMVAQQIWISVVGFLVMLGCAVLAVTGWRKAPKPGEQQPAGSGGAGERRQPKQRRSMMNRIEQRWQRRRDEQGQ; this is translated from the coding sequence GTGCCGCTCTCGGAGCACGAGCAGCGAATGCTCGAGCAGATGGAGCGAGCGCTGTACGCCGAAGATCCCAAGTTCGCGACAGCGCTTGAGGGAAGCGGGCTGCGTACGTACACCCGGCGACGGGTCTACCAGGCGGTCGCTGGCTTTCTGGTGGGTATCGCGCTCCTCATGGCCGGAATGGTCGCCCAGCAGATCTGGATCAGCGTGGTGGGGTTCCTCGTCATGCTGGGCTGTGCGGTGCTCGCGGTCACTGGGTGGCGCAAAGCACCCAAGCCCGGGGAACAACAGCCGGCCGGGAGCGGGGGCGCAGGCGAACGCCGACAGCCCAAGCAGCGCCGGTCGATGATGAACCGGATCGAGCAGCGGTGGCAGCGCCGCCGCGACGAACAGGGCCAATAA
- a CDS encoding methyltransferase → MSDQPRPRASLRTAVVWEVLKDALDRRVKATGRDTLDVLDTGGGTGNFAVPVARLGHRVTVVDPSPNALFALERRAAEDGVAERVKGVQGDILGLFDVVEPGAYDAVLCHGVLEYVDDPAEGVRNAVDALRPSGALSLLAAGLGGAVLARALAGHFTEARHALTDPAGRWGEGDPVPRRFSADQLTELVGAAGMEVGAVHGVRVFADLVPGVLVDTEPGAVEALLKLEAAVAELPSFHAVATQLHVLGEKRA, encoded by the coding sequence GTGTCGGACCAGCCGCGCCCCCGCGCCTCCCTCCGTACCGCCGTGGTCTGGGAGGTCCTGAAGGACGCTCTCGACCGTCGGGTCAAGGCGACTGGCAGGGACACCCTGGACGTCCTGGACACCGGTGGCGGCACCGGCAACTTCGCGGTGCCCGTCGCCCGGCTCGGCCACCGGGTCACCGTCGTCGACCCCAGCCCCAACGCGCTCTTCGCGCTGGAGCGCCGTGCCGCCGAGGACGGCGTGGCCGAACGGGTCAAGGGGGTCCAGGGAGACATCCTCGGCCTGTTCGACGTGGTGGAGCCCGGCGCCTACGACGCGGTGCTGTGCCACGGCGTCCTTGAGTACGTGGACGACCCCGCCGAGGGCGTACGGAACGCGGTCGACGCGCTCCGTCCGTCCGGCGCGCTCAGCCTGCTGGCCGCCGGTCTCGGCGGGGCCGTCCTGGCACGGGCACTCGCCGGGCACTTCACCGAGGCCCGGCACGCGCTGACCGACCCGGCGGGCCGCTGGGGCGAGGGCGACCCCGTACCCCGGCGCTTCAGCGCCGACCAGCTCACCGAGCTGGTCGGGGCCGCCGGCATGGAGGTGGGAGCGGTCCACGGCGTACGGGTCTTCGCCGACCTCGTTCCCGGCGTCCTGGTGGACACCGAACCGGGTGCGGTCGAGGCACTTCTCAAGCTGGAGGCCGCCGTGGCCGAACTGCCGTCCTTCCACGCCGTCGCGACCCAGCTGCACGTTCTGGGCGAGAAGCGCGCCTGA
- a CDS encoding SAV_6107 family HEPN domain-containing protein has translation MASSSAAAAPRRRPGSPAPSPTGPASDVHPVVRRATAPPAALDLLAKARGGLDEAAVLDVPNERYATAHLAALRTAAAVLAARGRPETSRRRRERIRSAWEVLPEIAPELTEWSALFASGAVRRARAEAGIPGAATSRDADDLLRDAAMFLRLVERLLVLQPVLPQPRNGRAEAG, from the coding sequence ATGGCCAGCTCGTCCGCAGCAGCCGCCCCGCGGCGCCGCCCAGGCAGCCCTGCCCCCTCACCGACCGGTCCGGCAAGCGACGTCCACCCCGTAGTGCGCCGGGCCACGGCGCCGCCCGCCGCCCTCGATCTGCTCGCCAAGGCCCGAGGCGGCCTTGACGAGGCCGCCGTGCTCGACGTACCCAACGAGCGGTACGCCACCGCCCACCTGGCCGCGCTGCGCACCGCCGCGGCCGTGCTCGCGGCCCGTGGCCGCCCCGAGACCAGCAGGCGGCGCCGGGAGCGGATCCGGAGCGCCTGGGAGGTGCTGCCGGAAATAGCCCCGGAGCTCACCGAATGGAGCGCCCTGTTCGCCTCGGGGGCCGTGCGCAGGGCCCGCGCCGAAGCCGGCATACCGGGCGCCGCCACCAGCCGTGACGCCGACGATCTGCTGCGCGACGCCGCCATGTTCCTGCGGCTGGTCGAGCGGCTGCTGGTGCTCCAGCCGGTGCTTCCCCAACCGAGAAACGGGCGGGCCGAAGCGGGGTGA
- a CDS encoding ATP-binding cassette domain-containing protein encodes MDSPHGAAVSAEDFGLRGPRGWAFRGVGFTAAPGSLLAVEGPSGSGRTCLLLALTGRMRSTEGHAETGGLRLPGKLAAVRRISALGPVPGVSELDPAFTVAEHLRERALLQRRFDGSLRTLLRPRAERAATARARIDAALDEAGLDPATLPKAERTSVRDLERLEALRLSVALALIGRPRLLAVDDTDLKLSDAERAEAWALLRSVADDGTTVIAVCSEAPEGALTVRTDTTTEEGTADAIAETGRA; translated from the coding sequence GTGGACAGCCCGCACGGGGCAGCTGTCAGCGCCGAGGACTTCGGGCTCAGAGGGCCGCGCGGATGGGCCTTCCGGGGGGTCGGCTTCACCGCCGCGCCCGGATCGCTCCTCGCGGTCGAGGGTCCGTCCGGCTCCGGGCGCACCTGCCTGCTCCTCGCACTCACCGGCCGGATGCGCTCCACGGAGGGCCACGCCGAGACCGGCGGCCTGCGCCTTCCCGGCAAGCTCGCCGCGGTCCGCAGGATCAGCGCCCTGGGTCCGGTGCCGGGCGTCAGCGAACTCGACCCCGCGTTCACCGTCGCCGAGCACCTGCGCGAGCGGGCCCTGCTCCAGCGCCGCTTCGACGGCTCGCTGCGCACCCTGCTCCGCCCCCGCGCCGAACGGGCCGCGACCGCGCGGGCCCGCATCGACGCCGCTCTGGACGAGGCCGGACTCGACCCCGCCACCCTGCCCAAGGCCGAACGGACCTCCGTACGCGATCTGGAGCGGCTGGAGGCGCTGCGCCTGTCGGTCGCGCTCGCCCTGATCGGCCGCCCCCGGCTGCTCGCCGTGGACGACACCGACCTCAAGCTGTCCGACGCCGAGCGGGCCGAGGCATGGGCGCTGCTGCGCTCCGTCGCCGACGACGGCACGACGGTGATCGCCGTGTGCAGCGAGGCTCCCGAGGGCGCGCTCACCGTACGTACCGACACCACGACCGAGGAGGGGACGGCCGATGCGATCGCCGAAACTGGCCGCGCTTGA
- a CDS encoding YhgE/Pip domain-containing protein, producing MRSPKLAALELKRFGRGKLPRAALVALMLLPLLYGALYLWSFWDPYGRLDRIPVALVNDDKGATVSGKRLAAGDEITGKLLDSKVFEWHEVSSAEAGRGVENGTYYLSLTMPSDFSKRIASSSGESPETGALQVRTNDANNYIVGQISRTVFSEVRTAASTNASRGFLDRIFISFSGIHDATEKAAKGADDLKGGISKAKKGSEDLASGLKDTKAGSGRLAGGITELEKGAGDLETGSRQVAGGTQLLADKVNGIAADVRPFLKDNGKAIGDTARLVADSSKTVRDNLDLLVKAAPTAATAAHTAADDLTEVHRTRCEDELLPDPGVCAPLKRAVTAAADVAKVADDVNALVKNQDGDLKKLRGHLTTLQGQAEALAKRSPDLDTDLESAVSKINALNTGAHKVAKGADALHTGLGTAKTGSSDLDTGVGKLKTGATDLDSGLFRLGDGSATLAQGLNDGVTKIPDYSEKDRDARTGVMADPVQLASSSLHTAPNYGTGFAPYFIPLSLWVGAMVAYMLIQPLNRRALAAGASAWRIALAGWLPVVAIGVLQVAALMSVLHWGLGLRMAHPAATIGFLALVTCCFAAIVQWLNARFGAAGRILVLAVLMLQLTSAGGTYPVQTSPGFFGAIHPFLPMSYIVEGLRRLITGGGLGPVWQACAVLVAFTAGALALTAVSARRKQVWTLDRLHPELSL from the coding sequence ATGCGATCGCCGAAACTGGCCGCGCTTGAGCTGAAGCGGTTCGGCAGGGGAAAGCTGCCGCGCGCCGCACTGGTGGCGCTCATGCTGCTGCCCCTGCTGTACGGAGCCCTCTACCTGTGGTCGTTCTGGGACCCGTACGGGCGCCTCGACCGGATTCCCGTCGCGCTGGTCAACGACGACAAGGGAGCGACCGTCTCGGGCAAGCGCCTCGCCGCCGGGGACGAGATCACCGGCAAGCTCCTCGACTCCAAGGTCTTCGAGTGGCACGAGGTGAGCTCCGCCGAGGCCGGCCGGGGCGTCGAGAACGGCACGTACTACCTCTCGCTCACCATGCCGTCCGACTTCAGCAAGCGGATCGCCTCCAGCTCCGGCGAATCCCCCGAGACCGGCGCTCTCCAGGTGCGGACGAACGACGCGAACAACTACATCGTCGGGCAGATCTCCCGGACGGTGTTCTCCGAGGTACGCACCGCGGCGTCGACGAACGCCTCGCGCGGGTTCCTGGACCGGATCTTCATCTCCTTCTCCGGAATCCATGACGCCACGGAGAAGGCGGCCAAGGGAGCCGACGACCTCAAGGGCGGAATCTCCAAGGCGAAGAAGGGCTCCGAGGACCTCGCGAGCGGGCTCAAGGACACCAAGGCGGGCAGCGGCAGGCTGGCCGGCGGGATCACCGAGCTGGAGAAGGGGGCGGGAGACCTCGAAACCGGCTCCCGGCAGGTCGCCGGCGGCACCCAGCTCCTCGCCGACAAGGTCAACGGCATCGCCGCCGACGTACGCCCGTTCCTCAAGGACAACGGCAAGGCGATCGGCGACACGGCCCGGCTGGTGGCCGACTCGTCAAAGACGGTGCGGGACAACCTCGACCTGCTGGTGAAGGCGGCGCCCACCGCGGCCACCGCCGCGCACACCGCCGCCGACGACCTCACCGAGGTCCACCGCACCCGCTGCGAGGACGAGCTGCTGCCCGACCCGGGTGTCTGTGCGCCACTGAAGCGGGCAGTGACGGCGGCGGCCGACGTCGCCAAGGTGGCCGACGACGTGAACGCGCTGGTCAAGAACCAGGACGGGGACCTCAAGAAGCTGCGTGGCCACCTGACGACGCTCCAGGGGCAGGCCGAGGCCCTCGCGAAGCGCTCGCCGGACCTGGACACCGACCTGGAGTCCGCGGTCTCGAAGATCAACGCGCTCAACACGGGCGCCCACAAGGTCGCCAAGGGCGCCGACGCGCTCCACACCGGCCTGGGCACCGCGAAGACCGGCTCCTCGGACCTGGACACCGGTGTCGGCAAGCTCAAGACCGGCGCCACCGACCTGGACAGCGGGCTCTTCCGGCTCGGAGACGGCTCGGCGACTCTCGCCCAGGGCCTGAACGACGGCGTCACCAAGATCCCCGACTACTCCGAGAAGGACCGCGACGCGCGTACGGGCGTCATGGCCGATCCCGTACAGCTGGCGTCCTCGTCCCTGCACACGGCCCCGAACTACGGCACCGGATTCGCCCCGTACTTCATCCCGCTCTCCCTCTGGGTCGGCGCGATGGTGGCGTACATGCTGATCCAGCCGCTCAACAGGCGGGCGCTGGCCGCCGGGGCCTCCGCCTGGCGGATCGCCCTCGCCGGCTGGCTGCCCGTCGTCGCCATCGGCGTGCTCCAGGTCGCCGCGCTGATGTCCGTACTGCACTGGGGGCTCGGCCTCCGGATGGCCCACCCCGCCGCGACGATCGGCTTCCTGGCCCTGGTGACCTGCTGCTTCGCGGCGATCGTGCAGTGGCTCAACGCCCGCTTCGGAGCCGCGGGGCGCATCCTCGTCCTCGCGGTGCTGATGCTGCAGCTGACCTCGGCGGGCGGAACGTACCCCGTCCAGACCAGCCCCGGGTTCTTCGGCGCCATCCACCCGTTCCTGCCGATGAGCTACATCGTCGAGGGCCTGCGCCGGCTCATCACCGGCGGCGGACTCGGCCCGGTCTGGCAGGCCTGCGCGGTGCTGGTGGCGTTCACCGCGGGGGCGCTGGCCCTGACAGCGGTCTCCGCGCGGCGCAAGCAGGTGTGGACCCTGGACCGGCTGCATCCGGAGCTCAGTCTGTGA
- a CDS encoding TetR/AcrR family transcriptional regulator: MESSSSTRRQATRQKLYEAAVTLIAEKGFSATTVDEIAERAGVAKGTVYYNFKSKTELFEELLRHGVGLLTASLRSASEETEARGGTRVEALDAMIRAGLVFIDRYPAFTQLYVAELWRTNRAWQATLLVVRQEAVAVVEGVLREGVRNGELSEEIDIPLSAAALVGMVLVAALDWQAFQPERSIDDVHSALSLLLHGRVSGR; encoded by the coding sequence ATGGAAAGCAGTAGCAGCACGCGCCGCCAGGCCACCCGGCAGAAGCTCTACGAGGCAGCGGTCACGCTCATCGCCGAGAAGGGCTTCTCCGCCACCACGGTGGACGAGATCGCCGAGCGCGCCGGCGTCGCCAAGGGCACGGTCTACTACAACTTCAAGAGCAAGACCGAGCTCTTCGAGGAGCTGCTGCGGCACGGCGTCGGGCTCCTCACCGCGTCGCTGCGCTCCGCCTCCGAGGAGACCGAGGCGCGCGGCGGCACCCGGGTGGAGGCTCTGGACGCGATGATCCGGGCGGGCCTGGTCTTCATCGACCGCTACCCGGCCTTCACCCAGCTGTACGTCGCCGAGCTCTGGCGCACCAACCGCGCCTGGCAGGCGACCCTCCTGGTGGTGCGCCAGGAGGCCGTGGCCGTCGTCGAAGGGGTGCTCAGGGAGGGCGTCCGCAACGGCGAGCTGAGCGAGGAGATCGACATTCCGCTGAGCGCGGCCGCGCTCGTCGGGATGGTGCTGGTCGCGGCGCTCGACTGGCAGGCGTTCCAGCCGGAGCGGTCGATAGACGACGTGCACTCGGCGCTGTCCCTGCTGCTGCACGGGCGGGTCAGCGGGCGCTGA
- a CDS encoding DUF4126 domain-containing protein, whose protein sequence is MSVLPLVFTSGWASGINAYAVVLLLGVFGATGLTDEVPASLQRTDVLVVAGVLFLCEAVADKIPYVDSAWDAVHTVVRPLAGAVVAALLAGESGSLPELAAGAVGGSTALMSHLVKAGTRMAVNTSPEPFSNIAVSTAEDLGVAGIITFAMFHPLAAASVAATLLVLGMAILVFLASRIRRFLRRRAQRREERRLAGAVVHRPPE, encoded by the coding sequence GTGTCCGTACTCCCCCTGGTGTTCACGAGTGGCTGGGCCAGCGGGATCAACGCCTACGCGGTGGTCCTGTTGCTCGGCGTCTTCGGTGCGACCGGTCTCACCGACGAGGTGCCCGCCTCGTTGCAGCGCACCGATGTCCTCGTGGTGGCCGGCGTGCTCTTCCTGTGCGAGGCGGTGGCGGACAAGATCCCGTACGTGGACTCGGCCTGGGACGCGGTGCACACGGTCGTCCGGCCGCTCGCCGGGGCGGTCGTCGCCGCGCTGCTCGCCGGCGAGAGCGGTTCGCTGCCGGAGCTCGCGGCCGGGGCCGTCGGCGGTTCCACCGCGCTGATGAGTCATCTGGTGAAGGCGGGCACCAGGATGGCGGTCAACACCTCCCCCGAGCCGTTCAGCAACATCGCGGTGAGCACGGCCGAGGACCTGGGCGTCGCCGGGATCATCACGTTCGCCATGTTCCATCCGCTGGCCGCGGCGTCCGTCGCCGCGACGCTGCTGGTTCTCGGGATGGCGATACTGGTCTTCCTGGCCTCCCGGATCCGCCGCTTCCTGCGCCGCAGGGCCCAGCGGCGCGAGGAGAGACGCCTGGCCGGAGCGGTGGTGCACCGGCCTCCCGAGTGA